From one Lolium rigidum isolate FL_2022 chromosome 4, APGP_CSIRO_Lrig_0.1, whole genome shotgun sequence genomic stretch:
- the LOC124706317 gene encoding DAR GTPase 2, mitochondrial, whose protein sequence is MKQRGCSCVTVNSHSKESIKELLNVVLGRIREIKVGVSDCTGTVLLVGIPNVGKSAIVNAMHQIGRIGAAEKGKLKHAIVSSHPGETRDISGYKVASHPNIYVLDTPGVLSPIFANDDSGPRLVLTGAIKDSLLDEYEIAQFLLSILNSRKEYREWDDLNILGNKSCFSDALSTRSHHSKRQYSSDHTQDFIVRGVRQALFETTATFQGDLGNEHDLRRLIEIQLTSLQNAFRLSAESSDVMSKRVAIKLLNLYRTGRLGHYTLDHVPDVRQEVAA, encoded by the exons ATGAAGCAAAGGGGCTGTTCGTGCGTCACCGTCAATTCGCATAGCAAGGAAAGCATCAAGGAG CTGTTGAATGTTGTGCTGGGGAGGATCAGGGAGATCAAGGTCGGGGTGAGCGACTGCACAGGAACTGTTCTCTTGGTCGGTATTCCTAATGTTGGCAAGTCGGCCATTGTCAATGCGATGCATCAAATTGGAAGGATTGGGGCAGCAG AGAAGGGAAAGCTCAAGCATGCGATTGTCAGCAGCCATCCTGGAGAAACCAGGGATATAAGTGGTTACAAG GTGGCTAGTCATCCAAATATATATGTGTTAGATACTCCGGGTGTTCTATCTCCTATATTTGCTAATGATGATTCTGGTCCCAGGCTTGTTTTGACAG GAGCAATCAAGGATTCCTTGTTAGATGAGTATGAGATTGCACAATTCCTTCTTTCAATTTTGAACTCCAGGAAGGAATACAGGGAGTGGGACGACCTGAATATATTAGGAAATAAATCTTGTTTTTCTGATGCATTGTCCACCAGGAGTCACCATAGTAAAAGACAGTACTCGTCTGATCATACCCAG GATTTTATTGTTAGAGGTGTTCGCCAAGCGCTTTTTGAGACTACAGCAACTTTTCAGGGAGATTTAGGGAACGAGCATGATTTAAGAAGATTGATAGAAATCCAGCTTACATCCTTGCAGAATGCTTTCAGGCTTTCTGCTGAATCCAGTGATGTTATGAGTAAACGTGTGGCTATCAAATTACTCAATCTCTATCGCACTGGAAGGCTTGGCCATTATACCTTAGACCATGTTCCAGATGTTAGGCAGGAAGTAGCTGCATAA
- the LOC124706315 gene encoding aluminum-activated malate transporter 12 isoform X3 — MEYWKRRSEESHSCSQGATICKGLNRGFGTVVAASLAFIIELVAVKSGKVFRGFFVASSVFLIGFAATYLRFFPSIKKSYDYGVVIFLLTFNLITVSSFRQENVLPLARDRLSTIAIGCAICLFMSLLVLPNWSGEDLHSCTVRKFEGLARSVEGCVNEYFRDQEKDDNIFDKQTSRDYIHTGYRAVLESKSNDETLAHYASWEPRHSTQCYSYPWQKYVKLGSVLRHFAYTVAALHGCLESEIQTPTSVRSLFRNPCTRVAQEVTKVLQELADSIRNHHRCAPDVLSDHLHEALQDLNSAIRSQPRLFLGSKHGSANSRMLIELNSSKHTASRTALPSCKTDTASLLERKITKGDRPPERNERSTLGRTLSKIAITSLEFSEALPFAAFASLLVEMVVRLELVIEEVKELERAANFKEFTGHDHLTIDLTCKEEKRNNNGVPGSHTVSAAAE; from the exons ATGGAGTATTGGAAGAGAAGATCAGAGGAGAGCCATTCATGCTCTCAAG GTGCAACTATATGCAAAGGTCTGAATAGAGGATTTGGAACAGTTGTTGCGGCATCTCTAGCATTTATCATTGAACTTGTAGCAGTAAAATCTGGAAAAGTTTTCCGTGGTTTCTTTGTGGCATCTTCAGTCTTTCTGATAG GATTTGCGGCAACATATTTGAGATTCTTCCCATCCATTAAGAAGAGCTATGACTATGGGGTGGTAATTTTTCTACTAACCTTTAATCTGATCACGGTCTCAAGCTTCCGCCAAGAGAATGTGCTGCCTTTAGCACGAGATCGCTTAAGTACAATTGCAATAGGGTGTGCCATATGTCTCTTTATGAGTCTCTTAGTACTACCAAACTGGTCAGGAGAGGACCTCCACAGCTGCACTGTTCGCAAATTTGAAGGATTAGCAAGATCAGTTGAAG GTTGTGTGAATGAGTATTTCCGAGATCAAGAGAAGGATGATAACATTTTTGATAAGCAAACGTCAAGAGATTACATTCATACTGGTTATAGAGCAGTACTAGAATCAAAATCAAATGATGAGACACTG GCACACTATGCAAGCTGGGAGCCAAGACACTCAACGCAGTGTTACAGTTACCCATGGCAAAAGTATGTGAAGCTTGGATCAGTGCTTAGGCACTTCGCATATACTGTCGCTGCACTTCATGGGTGTCTCGAATCGGAAATTCAG ACTCCAACATCCGTCAGATCACTATTCCGAAATCCATGCACTAGAGTTGCACAAGAAGTGACCAAGGTTCTACAGGAGCTTGCAGACAGCATAAGAAATCACCATCGTTGTGCCCCTGATGTGTTGTCTGATCATCTTCACGAAGCACTACAGGATCTAAACTCAGCAATAAGGTCACAACCACGGCTATTTCTTGGCTCAAAACATGGATCTGCCAATAGTCGTATGCTAATTGAGTTGAACTCAAGCAAGCATACTGCCTCAAGAACTGCTCTGCCTTCATGCAAGACCGATACAGCATCACTATTAGAAAGGAAAATCACAAAAGGAGATCGACCACCAGAACGCAATGAGAGGAGCACATTAGGGAGGACACTAAGTAAGATAGCCATCACGAGCCTTGAGTTCTCTGAAGCACTTCCATTCGCTGCTTTTGCTTCATTACTGGTAGAAATGGTAGTACGACTGGAGCTGGTTATTGAGGAAGTTAAGGAACTGGAAAGGGCAGCAAATTTTAAAGAGTTCACTGGGCATGATCATCTGACCATTGATCTCACTTGCAAGGAAGAGAAGAGAAACAACAATGGTGTACCAGGCAGCCACACAGTGTCTGCTGCAGCTGAATAA
- the LOC124706315 gene encoding aluminum-activated malate transporter 12 isoform X1 produces MASTVDSSSNKSSLLMLREKVKKLGRVPASWAAYTWSIGREDQRRAIHALKVGLALTLVSLLYILEPLFKGLGKNAMWAVMTVVVVLEFTAGATICKGLNRGFGTVVAASLAFIIELVAVKSGKVFRGFFVASSVFLIGFAATYLRFFPSIKKSYDYGVVIFLLTFNLITVSSFRQENVLPLARDRLSTIAIGCAICLFMSLLVLPNWSGEDLHSCTVRKFEGLARSVEGCVNEYFRDQEKDDNIFDKQTSRDYIHTGYRAVLESKSNDETLAHYASWEPRHSTQCYSYPWQKYVKLGSVLRHFAYTVAALHGCLESEIQTPTSVRSLFRNPCTRVAQEVTKVLQELADSIRNHHRCAPDVLSDHLHEALQDLNSAIRSQPRLFLGSKHGSANSRMLIELNSSKHTASRTALPSCKTDTASLLERKITKGDRPPERNERSTLGRTLSKIAITSLEFSEALPFAAFASLLVEMVVRLELVIEEVKELERAANFKEFTGHDHLTIDLTCKEEKRNNNGVPGSHTVSAAAE; encoded by the exons ATGGCCTCTACTGTAGATTCCAGCAGCAACAAGAGCAGCTTGCTGATGCTTCGTGAGAAAGTGAAGAAACTCGGCAGGGTTCCTGCTTCGTGGGCGGCATACACATGGAGTATTGGAAGAGAAGATCAGAGGAGAGCCATTCATGCTCTCAAGGTTGGCCTGGCTCTCACacttgtctcactcttgtacatacTAGAACCACTGTTCAAAGGATTGGGAAAGAATGCAATGTGGGCTGTCATGACAGTTGTTGTTGTGCTCGAATTTACTGCAG GTGCAACTATATGCAAAGGTCTGAATAGAGGATTTGGAACAGTTGTTGCGGCATCTCTAGCATTTATCATTGAACTTGTAGCAGTAAAATCTGGAAAAGTTTTCCGTGGTTTCTTTGTGGCATCTTCAGTCTTTCTGATAG GATTTGCGGCAACATATTTGAGATTCTTCCCATCCATTAAGAAGAGCTATGACTATGGGGTGGTAATTTTTCTACTAACCTTTAATCTGATCACGGTCTCAAGCTTCCGCCAAGAGAATGTGCTGCCTTTAGCACGAGATCGCTTAAGTACAATTGCAATAGGGTGTGCCATATGTCTCTTTATGAGTCTCTTAGTACTACCAAACTGGTCAGGAGAGGACCTCCACAGCTGCACTGTTCGCAAATTTGAAGGATTAGCAAGATCAGTTGAAG GTTGTGTGAATGAGTATTTCCGAGATCAAGAGAAGGATGATAACATTTTTGATAAGCAAACGTCAAGAGATTACATTCATACTGGTTATAGAGCAGTACTAGAATCAAAATCAAATGATGAGACACTG GCACACTATGCAAGCTGGGAGCCAAGACACTCAACGCAGTGTTACAGTTACCCATGGCAAAAGTATGTGAAGCTTGGATCAGTGCTTAGGCACTTCGCATATACTGTCGCTGCACTTCATGGGTGTCTCGAATCGGAAATTCAG ACTCCAACATCCGTCAGATCACTATTCCGAAATCCATGCACTAGAGTTGCACAAGAAGTGACCAAGGTTCTACAGGAGCTTGCAGACAGCATAAGAAATCACCATCGTTGTGCCCCTGATGTGTTGTCTGATCATCTTCACGAAGCACTACAGGATCTAAACTCAGCAATAAGGTCACAACCACGGCTATTTCTTGGCTCAAAACATGGATCTGCCAATAGTCGTATGCTAATTGAGTTGAACTCAAGCAAGCATACTGCCTCAAGAACTGCTCTGCCTTCATGCAAGACCGATACAGCATCACTATTAGAAAGGAAAATCACAAAAGGAGATCGACCACCAGAACGCAATGAGAGGAGCACATTAGGGAGGACACTAAGTAAGATAGCCATCACGAGCCTTGAGTTCTCTGAAGCACTTCCATTCGCTGCTTTTGCTTCATTACTGGTAGAAATGGTAGTACGACTGGAGCTGGTTATTGAGGAAGTTAAGGAACTGGAAAGGGCAGCAAATTTTAAAGAGTTCACTGGGCATGATCATCTGACCATTGATCTCACTTGCAAGGAAGAGAAGAGAAACAACAATGGTGTACCAGGCAGCCACACAGTGTCTGCTGCAGCTGAATAA
- the LOC124706315 gene encoding aluminum-activated malate transporter 12 isoform X2: protein MLREKVKKLGRVPASWAAYTWSIGREDQRRAIHALKVGLALTLVSLLYILEPLFKGLGKNAMWAVMTVVVVLEFTAGATICKGLNRGFGTVVAASLAFIIELVAVKSGKVFRGFFVASSVFLIGFAATYLRFFPSIKKSYDYGVVIFLLTFNLITVSSFRQENVLPLARDRLSTIAIGCAICLFMSLLVLPNWSGEDLHSCTVRKFEGLARSVEGCVNEYFRDQEKDDNIFDKQTSRDYIHTGYRAVLESKSNDETLAHYASWEPRHSTQCYSYPWQKYVKLGSVLRHFAYTVAALHGCLESEIQTPTSVRSLFRNPCTRVAQEVTKVLQELADSIRNHHRCAPDVLSDHLHEALQDLNSAIRSQPRLFLGSKHGSANSRMLIELNSSKHTASRTALPSCKTDTASLLERKITKGDRPPERNERSTLGRTLSKIAITSLEFSEALPFAAFASLLVEMVVRLELVIEEVKELERAANFKEFTGHDHLTIDLTCKEEKRNNNGVPGSHTVSAAAE from the exons ATGCTTCGTGAGAAAGTGAAGAAACTCGGCAGGGTTCCTGCTTCGTGGGCGGCATACACATGGAGTATTGGAAGAGAAGATCAGAGGAGAGCCATTCATGCTCTCAAGGTTGGCCTGGCTCTCACacttgtctcactcttgtacatacTAGAACCACTGTTCAAAGGATTGGGAAAGAATGCAATGTGGGCTGTCATGACAGTTGTTGTTGTGCTCGAATTTACTGCAG GTGCAACTATATGCAAAGGTCTGAATAGAGGATTTGGAACAGTTGTTGCGGCATCTCTAGCATTTATCATTGAACTTGTAGCAGTAAAATCTGGAAAAGTTTTCCGTGGTTTCTTTGTGGCATCTTCAGTCTTTCTGATAG GATTTGCGGCAACATATTTGAGATTCTTCCCATCCATTAAGAAGAGCTATGACTATGGGGTGGTAATTTTTCTACTAACCTTTAATCTGATCACGGTCTCAAGCTTCCGCCAAGAGAATGTGCTGCCTTTAGCACGAGATCGCTTAAGTACAATTGCAATAGGGTGTGCCATATGTCTCTTTATGAGTCTCTTAGTACTACCAAACTGGTCAGGAGAGGACCTCCACAGCTGCACTGTTCGCAAATTTGAAGGATTAGCAAGATCAGTTGAAG GTTGTGTGAATGAGTATTTCCGAGATCAAGAGAAGGATGATAACATTTTTGATAAGCAAACGTCAAGAGATTACATTCATACTGGTTATAGAGCAGTACTAGAATCAAAATCAAATGATGAGACACTG GCACACTATGCAAGCTGGGAGCCAAGACACTCAACGCAGTGTTACAGTTACCCATGGCAAAAGTATGTGAAGCTTGGATCAGTGCTTAGGCACTTCGCATATACTGTCGCTGCACTTCATGGGTGTCTCGAATCGGAAATTCAG ACTCCAACATCCGTCAGATCACTATTCCGAAATCCATGCACTAGAGTTGCACAAGAAGTGACCAAGGTTCTACAGGAGCTTGCAGACAGCATAAGAAATCACCATCGTTGTGCCCCTGATGTGTTGTCTGATCATCTTCACGAAGCACTACAGGATCTAAACTCAGCAATAAGGTCACAACCACGGCTATTTCTTGGCTCAAAACATGGATCTGCCAATAGTCGTATGCTAATTGAGTTGAACTCAAGCAAGCATACTGCCTCAAGAACTGCTCTGCCTTCATGCAAGACCGATACAGCATCACTATTAGAAAGGAAAATCACAAAAGGAGATCGACCACCAGAACGCAATGAGAGGAGCACATTAGGGAGGACACTAAGTAAGATAGCCATCACGAGCCTTGAGTTCTCTGAAGCACTTCCATTCGCTGCTTTTGCTTCATTACTGGTAGAAATGGTAGTACGACTGGAGCTGGTTATTGAGGAAGTTAAGGAACTGGAAAGGGCAGCAAATTTTAAAGAGTTCACTGGGCATGATCATCTGACCATTGATCTCACTTGCAAGGAAGAGAAGAGAAACAACAATGGTGTACCAGGCAGCCACACAGTGTCTGCTGCAGCTGAATAA